CTCCCCGCGATCCTGCCCGGCCTGCGGAGAGAGTCGCTCCAGTACCGGGCGGGCTTCGTGCTCGAACTCCTCGCCGCCTGGGGTCCGGCCGCCGCGCCCGCCGTGCCCGAGGCGGTCCGGTGCCTGGAATCGCCGTACGCCTACGACGCCCTGCGCGTCCTCGGCCGGATCGGACCCCCGGCCGCCGTCGCCGCGAACCGGCTGGCCGCGTACGCCACTGGCCACGCCCCGCGGACGAGCCGCCTCCACCAGCGGCGGGCCGCCTGGGCGCACTGGAGGGTCACCGGGGACCCCACCCTCGCCCTCGACGTGTGCGGCGCGGCCGTGGGATCCGGGACCGTCGGCCACGGCCTGCCCTTCCTCGCCGATCTCGGCCCGCTGGCCGCCGAACACGCGGACACCGTGCGCGGCCTGATGGACTCGCCCGGCGCGTGGACCCGGGTCGCCGCGGCGCACGCGTACTGGCGGATCACCGGAGACCCGGAGCCCGTCGTACCGGTACTGCTGGCGGAGGTGGATCCGGACTGGACGGGCCAGCCCGCCCTGCCGACCCGGGAAGCCGTCCGCCGTCTCGGCGGGATCGGCGCCCCGGCCGCCGCGGCGGTACCCCTGCTGCGCCGGATCCTGGCGTCGGAGGAGCGTCTGAGCCACCCCTACGACCACGTGCGGGTCCTGGCCGACGAGGCCTATGTCCGCACCCTCACCGAGGCCCTGGCGCAGATGGGTGCGGGCATGGCCCGCCCCGTACCCGCCGCCCGGCGGGGACTGCTGCGGAGGTGGCTGGCGCCGAGCGCCGCAGCGCGTCCCCGCTGACCGGCCGACTCCTCAGCCCGCTTCGCCCAGCAGGGAGCGGGCGTACGTCAGGAACGCCGCCAGGCCCAGGTCGAAGGCGGCGTCCGCGCGGCCCGGGCCGACGGCCGTCAGGGCCTCCGAGAGCAACGGGGTGTCCGCCGACGGCTCCCACATGGCCTCGGGGGCGGCCAGGTCCAGGGCCGAGCCGAGGACCAGGTTCTCCAGCGCCGTCAACAGCGGCATCACCTGCGCGTGGGTGAAACCCGCCGCCAGCAGCATGCCGACCGCGCGTTCGTACTGCGCCAGCACCCGCGGGGCCCGCACCGGTGTGGTCATCAGCAGCGGGATGGCCCGCGGAGAGGCGGCGAAAGCGGCCCGGTACGAGCGCGCCCAGGCCTCCAGGGCGCGGTCCCACGGCTCCAGGTCCAGCGTTTCGCCGGCGATCCGGTCGCATACGAGCTCCCGCACGAGCTCCACCACCCCCGCCCGGCCGTCCACGTGGTGGTACACCGACCCGGTCTGCACGCCGAGCGCCCGGGCGATCTGGGGGACGCTGAACTCACCCTGCTCCGCGACCAGTTGCAGTGCGGTCGCGGCGATCCGCTCCCGGTCGAGGAGGGGGGTGCGCGGCCGTGCCATCGGTTTCTCCCGCCGTGAGGTCTTCCCGTACGCCAAAACCGGAGGCTACATTGCCGCGAACCTAAAGGCTTTAGGTTTTGGTCTCCCCGAAGGGTGCACTGCCGCATGCCCGAAACGCCGGAACCGCCGACCGACAGACCCACCCTCCGCCGCGCCACCCTCGGCACCGCCGACATCTCCTTCTTCGTGGTCTCCGCCGCCGCCCCGCTCACCGTCATGGCCGGCGTCGCCCCCGTCGCGATCCTGCTCGGCGGGATCGGCGCCCCCGCCGGGTACCTCCTCGCCGGCCTCACCCTCGCCGTCTTCGCCGTCGGGTTCACCACCATGAGCCGCCACGTCCGCAGCGGGGGCGCCTTCTACGCGTACATCACCCGCGGCCTCGGCAAGCGC
The Streptomyces sp. NBC_01296 DNA segment above includes these coding regions:
- a CDS encoding TetR/AcrR family transcriptional regulator, with amino-acid sequence MARPRTPLLDRERIAATALQLVAEQGEFSVPQIARALGVQTGSVYHHVDGRAGVVELVRELVCDRIAGETLDLEPWDRALEAWARSYRAAFAASPRAIPLLMTTPVRAPRVLAQYERAVGMLLAAGFTHAQVMPLLTALENLVLGSALDLAAPEAMWEPSADTPLLSEALTAVGPGRADAAFDLGLAAFLTYARSLLGEAG